Proteins from one Rhizobium sp. CB3090 genomic window:
- a CDS encoding amino acid ABC transporter permease, with the protein MHYTLQFRSIREYLPLLWDAAQTTLNLSVLAIILSVIIGCGLAIMRRSQSRLARILAIAYIEVMRNTPLLVILYIVYFALPAMGLRFSSFTAALIGLTLNSAGYMAEIIRAGLVAIAHGQFEAARAQGFNPAQTYRHIILPQVFRVIYAPLGNQVIAVILASSLASAVAVEDVASWMQTVGSTSFRFFETFLVAAGVYLVLCQAVNLMRLAIGRMLFKDNGVRR; encoded by the coding sequence ATGCACTACACGCTCCAGTTTCGCAGCATTCGCGAATATCTGCCGCTGCTCTGGGATGCCGCACAGACCACGTTGAACCTTTCGGTTCTTGCCATCATTCTCAGCGTGATCATCGGCTGCGGATTGGCAATCATGCGCCGCAGCCAAAGCCGGCTCGCCCGCATTTTGGCGATCGCCTATATCGAGGTCATGCGGAACACGCCGCTTCTGGTCATTCTCTATATCGTCTATTTCGCGCTTCCCGCGATGGGATTGCGTTTCTCCTCCTTCACCGCCGCCTTGATCGGGCTGACGCTCAACAGCGCCGGCTACATGGCCGAGATCATTCGCGCCGGGCTTGTGGCGATCGCGCATGGCCAATTCGAAGCGGCGCGAGCGCAGGGTTTCAACCCCGCCCAGACCTATCGCCATATCATTCTGCCGCAGGTCTTTCGTGTCATTTATGCCCCGCTCGGCAATCAGGTCATCGCAGTCATCCTGGCGTCGTCGCTCGCTTCGGCGGTCGCCGTGGAGGATGTGGCCTCGTGGATGCAGACGGTCGGTTCCACCTCCTTCCGCTTCTTCGAAACTTTCCTGGTGGCTGCGGGTGTTTATCTGGTTCTCTGCCAGGCGGTGAACCTCATGCGCCTTGCGATCGGCCGCATGCTCTTCAAGGATAATGGTGTGCGCCGATGA
- a CDS encoding amino acid ABC transporter permease — MNHDLVSFLPLFLKAAALTVWLSWLALMIGAVAGGFVALARTSRWLPLRVLALLFVEFFRSIPILIVLFFAYFGLPVMFKIDISTFTAATLALALHATATMSEVMRAGIESVGRGQWEAAQSSGMTFAQTMRHVVGPEALRVVLPPSVGVYVATLKESSLASIIGYVELTKTGLLVRESTGGGFAPLLMLGVLYFLINYGISLAGGVLERRYNVGTKLMLAGGGQ; from the coding sequence ATGAACCACGATCTGGTTTCCTTTCTGCCGCTCTTTCTGAAGGCGGCCGCGCTGACGGTTTGGCTGTCGTGGCTCGCTCTGATGATCGGCGCCGTCGCCGGCGGCTTCGTGGCGCTGGCACGGACCTCCCGTTGGCTGCCGCTACGAGTGCTAGCGCTGCTTTTCGTTGAATTCTTTCGGTCCATTCCGATCCTGATCGTGCTGTTCTTCGCCTATTTCGGTCTGCCGGTCATGTTCAAGATCGATATCTCGACCTTTACTGCGGCGACGTTAGCGTTAGCGCTCCACGCAACGGCAACAATGTCGGAGGTCATGCGCGCCGGCATCGAGAGTGTCGGGCGCGGCCAATGGGAAGCCGCACAATCCTCCGGAATGACCTTTGCACAAACCATGCGGCATGTGGTCGGCCCGGAGGCTCTGAGGGTCGTCCTGCCGCCTTCGGTCGGTGTCTATGTGGCGACGCTGAAGGAATCGTCGCTGGCCTCAATCATCGGCTATGTCGAATTGACGAAGACCGGTCTTCTGGTCCGCGAAAGCACGGGCGGCGGCTTCGCCCCGCTGCTGATGCTCGGTGTCCTCTATTTTCTCATCAACTATGGAATCTCGCTGGCGGGAGGCGTGCTTGAGCGGCGCTACAACGTCGGAACGAAGCTCATGCTCGCTGGAGGCGGACAATGA
- a CDS encoding transporter substrate-binding domain-containing protein has protein sequence MNDISQRRDFLKLGLGGLAVGTAVGLMASSEEAAAQAASDSLLRTVLDRGHLIVGTGSTNAPWHFENDAGELVGMDITMGRILAKGLFDDETKVEFVKQDAQQRIPNIVTGKVDITIQFMTMTAQRAQLINFSRPYYVEGVALLTRPDADNKTFDKLLAGGSNTRISILQNVDAEKTVHLVLPDAQVMQIDTQANVIQALEAKRVDAAAVDLSTVRWLASRTPDRYFDAGKQWNAMLYGAALRQGDLDWLCFVNTTFNTAMFGHESALYDAAFKQYFGLDAPVRKPGFPTI, from the coding sequence ATGAACGATATTTCGCAGCGTCGTGATTTTTTGAAGCTGGGCCTGGGTGGCCTGGCGGTCGGTACAGCGGTTGGCCTGATGGCCAGCAGCGAAGAGGCGGCAGCTCAGGCTGCCAGCGATAGTTTGTTGCGCACGGTCCTGGATCGCGGCCATCTGATTGTCGGCACCGGCAGCACCAATGCTCCCTGGCATTTCGAGAATGACGCCGGCGAACTGGTCGGTATGGACATCACCATGGGTCGGATTCTTGCCAAGGGCCTGTTCGACGACGAGACCAAGGTCGAATTCGTCAAGCAGGATGCGCAGCAGCGCATTCCGAACATCGTCACCGGCAAGGTCGACATTACCATCCAGTTCATGACGATGACGGCGCAGCGCGCGCAACTCATCAACTTCTCTCGGCCCTATTATGTCGAAGGTGTAGCTCTGCTGACCCGTCCGGACGCCGACAACAAGACTTTTGACAAGCTCCTGGCCGGCGGCAGCAACACGCGGATTTCCATCCTCCAGAACGTGGATGCGGAAAAGACCGTTCACCTCGTTCTGCCGGATGCGCAGGTCATGCAGATCGACACGCAGGCGAACGTCATTCAGGCATTGGAAGCCAAGCGTGTCGACGCGGCCGCAGTCGATCTGTCGACGGTACGCTGGCTGGCATCGCGTACGCCCGATCGGTATTTCGACGCCGGCAAGCAATGGAATGCCATGCTTTACGGCGCTGCCCTCCGTCAGGGCGATCTCGACTGGCTGTGTTTCGTCAATACGACGTTCAACACGGCGATGTTCGGGCATGAATCGGCGCTCTACGATGCCGCCTTCAAGCAATATTTCGGCCTGGATGCGCCGGTGCGCAAGCCGGGTTTCCCGACCATCTGA
- a CDS encoding mannitol dehydrogenase family protein: protein MERLTARTQLQDSIHSPAYDRQALKPGIVHIGLGAFHRAHQAVYTDAALAHAYGDWGIVGVSLRSTEIASDMRAQDCLYSVVARDSSGDSVRVVGSIVEALAASADGEAVLARLADPSVHVVTLTVSEKAYGIGPVNGGLDRAHPAIAKDLKSPTQPTGVIGYLTEGLARRRDMGLPPFTVLCCDNLPSNGRIVRRLVTEMAEMRDTALAAWIAENVSFPCSMVDRIVPAATAETRARAERLLGVEDRLSIEAETFSQWVIEDDFVSDRPAWEAGGALFVRDVEPYEKMKLRLLNGSHSLIAYLGQLQKLEFVRDVMGVPENVALVRRHMQAAVRTLDPVPGIDLAHYMDQLVERFANPAIAHRTLQIAMDGSQKLPQRLFQPAVDALSLGSDGAEFAFATAVWIAFVRQADTLDDPRSGELLKAAADANQPDDETASFFAVPGLFPRELQANRAWRNRVNWLLKSLC, encoded by the coding sequence ATGGAACGATTGACTGCCCGCACGCAATTGCAGGATTCGATTCACTCTCCTGCTTATGACAGGCAGGCGCTGAAGCCGGGGATCGTCCATATCGGTCTTGGCGCCTTCCATCGTGCGCATCAGGCGGTCTACACCGATGCGGCGCTGGCGCATGCATATGGAGACTGGGGCATTGTCGGCGTCAGCTTGCGGTCGACGGAGATCGCCTCTGACATGCGGGCGCAGGATTGCCTGTATAGCGTTGTCGCGCGTGACAGCTCCGGTGATAGCGTCAGGGTAGTCGGCTCGATCGTGGAAGCGCTCGCGGCCAGCGCAGACGGGGAGGCCGTCCTTGCGAGGCTCGCCGACCCTTCCGTGCATGTCGTTACGCTGACTGTCAGCGAAAAGGCTTACGGTATCGGTCCCGTCAACGGCGGGCTTGATCGCGCCCATCCCGCAATCGCCAAGGATCTGAAATCGCCGACCCAACCGACGGGCGTGATCGGTTATTTGACCGAAGGACTTGCGCGGCGGCGGGATATGGGTTTGCCGCCATTCACTGTCCTTTGCTGCGACAACCTGCCGAGCAATGGCCGCATCGTCCGGCGTCTTGTGACGGAGATGGCCGAAATGAGGGATACCGCGCTAGCCGCCTGGATTGCCGAAAACGTGTCCTTTCCGTGCAGTATGGTGGACCGCATCGTTCCGGCCGCAACGGCGGAAACCCGCGCCCGTGCCGAAAGGCTGCTCGGAGTGGAGGACAGGCTGTCGATCGAGGCGGAGACTTTCTCGCAATGGGTGATCGAGGATGATTTCGTTTCCGATCGCCCCGCCTGGGAAGCGGGCGGCGCACTCTTTGTTAGAGATGTCGAGCCCTATGAGAAAATGAAACTGCGGCTGCTGAACGGTTCGCATTCGCTGATCGCCTATCTCGGGCAATTGCAGAAGCTCGAATTCGTTCGCGACGTCATGGGCGTGCCGGAGAATGTCGCGCTGGTCCGACGGCACATGCAGGCGGCGGTTCGCACGCTTGATCCCGTGCCCGGTATCGACCTTGCTCACTATATGGATCAGCTTGTGGAGCGGTTCGCCAACCCGGCCATCGCGCATCGCACCCTGCAGATCGCCATGGACGGCTCGCAGAAGCTGCCGCAGCGCCTCTTCCAGCCCGCCGTCGACGCCCTTTCATTGGGAAGCGACGGAGCGGAATTCGCCTTCGCAACGGCTGTCTGGATAGCCTTTGTCAGGCAGGCCGATACCTTGGACGATCCACGCTCCGGGGAACTGTTGAAGGCTGCGGCTGACGCAAACCAGCCAGATGACGAAACGGCTTCTTTCTTTGCCGTGCCCGGGCTTTTCCCCAGGGAATTGCAGGCAAACCGGGCCTGGAGAAATCGAGTGAATTGGCTGCTGAAATCCCTTTGCTGA
- a CDS encoding IclR family transcriptional regulator codes for MVSNDEGARKTREAHGPRERGIDRVLKLLAYLNKAGQAVRLADLPKAIDAPRSTIYDLVGILSDAGILETNGSDNRVYFGKLLYLYGTRYLQENDIIIRGREAVERLSKQTGETSELCVRHRNKQAIVHAAPGSRPLRISSEIGSQVPIPWTASGRLLLSHLSQDEIGRLLEEGDLTLPDGRAVELEDFARECSEAKKKKLIVTTGLINSFTQCMAAPIWNSDGIVEATICFVLPIDVSEDHKTALGTELVRTAEGLSIGNSHLAAAQ; via the coding sequence ATGGTTTCGAATGACGAAGGCGCGCGAAAGACTCGTGAGGCCCACGGCCCTCGCGAACGCGGCATCGATAGAGTCTTGAAATTGCTCGCTTATCTGAACAAGGCTGGACAAGCCGTGCGGCTCGCCGACCTGCCGAAAGCGATCGACGCCCCGCGATCGACCATCTACGATCTTGTCGGTATTCTTTCAGACGCGGGTATTCTGGAGACCAATGGCAGCGACAATCGGGTCTATTTCGGCAAGCTGCTCTATCTCTACGGCACGCGCTATCTGCAGGAAAACGACATCATCATTCGCGGCAGGGAGGCCGTCGAGCGGCTGTCGAAACAGACCGGCGAGACGAGCGAGCTCTGCGTGCGCCACAGAAACAAGCAAGCGATCGTCCATGCCGCCCCAGGCTCCCGTCCGCTGCGCATCAGCTCGGAGATCGGATCGCAGGTGCCGATCCCTTGGACGGCATCGGGACGGCTGCTGCTGTCACACCTGTCTCAGGACGAAATCGGCAGATTGCTGGAGGAAGGCGATTTGACCCTTCCCGACGGACGTGCGGTCGAGCTTGAGGATTTCGCTCGCGAATGCAGCGAAGCCAAGAAAAAGAAACTGATCGTCACGACGGGACTGATCAATAGCTTCACGCAATGCATGGCCGCGCCCATCTGGAACTCGGACGGCATTGTCGAAGCGACTATCTGTTTCGTCCTGCCAATCGACGTTTCAGAGGATCATAAGACGGCTCTGGGCACAGAACTCGTCCGTACCGCCGAAGGCCTTTCGATCGGCAACAGTCATTTGGCCGCGGCACAATAG
- a CDS encoding GntR family transcriptional regulator, translated as MAVSPIRPRLSIKDLYDVLYMRILTGELRPGAAISETRIADEVGLSRTPVRQVFQKLADAGFLVVVPQVGTYVAPIEISAVRDAQFVREMLECSAVAEAATSSVADKEARLHRFLEDQRWLIGKGDHIGFFLSDEAMHRALMEIAGHPHVWGMIASAKVSLDRLRYLSLERIDWLEMIFRQHEDLVDRVVKGDPDGATKVMQAHLRTAFAAIERIAAENADFFAE; from the coding sequence ATGGCCGTATCACCAATCCGCCCACGGTTGAGCATCAAGGATCTCTATGATGTTCTCTATATGCGCATTCTGACCGGCGAACTTCGTCCAGGTGCGGCCATTTCGGAAACACGGATCGCCGATGAGGTCGGTCTGAGCCGAACGCCGGTTCGACAGGTGTTTCAAAAGCTGGCCGATGCGGGTTTTCTTGTGGTCGTGCCACAGGTCGGCACCTATGTCGCGCCCATCGAGATCAGCGCGGTTCGTGACGCGCAATTCGTCCGCGAAATGCTGGAATGCAGTGCTGTCGCAGAAGCCGCCACGTCGTCCGTCGCGGATAAGGAAGCGCGGCTGCATCGGTTTCTGGAGGATCAACGCTGGCTGATCGGCAAGGGCGATCATATCGGCTTTTTCCTGTCTGATGAGGCGATGCACCGCGCGCTGATGGAAATCGCCGGGCATCCTCACGTCTGGGGCATGATCGCCTCGGCAAAGGTTTCCCTGGATCGTCTCCGGTATCTTTCGCTCGAGCGGATCGATTGGCTGGAGATGATCTTTCGTCAACACGAGGATTTGGTCGATCGCGTGGTGAAGGGCGATCCGGATGGGGCAACCAAAGTCATGCAAGCCCATCTGCGCACCGCTTTTGCCGCGATCGAGCGCATCGCGGCTGAAAATGCGGATTTCTTCGCGGAGTAG
- a CDS encoding amino acid ABC transporter ATP-binding protein, producing MTQAVLEFDNVVKRFGKRTILDGISMQVRSGEIVCFIGPSGTGKSTLLRCVNGLEDVQGGEIRFEGRPVLAHERGAITAVRRRIGMIFQHFNLYPHLTALENVVLASVVVHKQDRKTVEARAKALFERVRLSHRMNAYPAQMSGGEQQRVAIARALCAEPHILLFDEPTSALDPETVGEVLGVMRDLAREGRTMLVVTHEIRFAADVGTRMIFMDEGKIVEDREPRALIANPNSERARRFLSTITAEAH from the coding sequence ATGACGCAGGCAGTTCTTGAATTCGATAATGTCGTGAAGCGTTTTGGAAAGCGCACCATTCTCGATGGTATTTCCATGCAGGTGCGGTCCGGCGAGATCGTCTGCTTCATCGGCCCTTCCGGTACGGGCAAATCGACGCTGCTGCGCTGTGTCAACGGATTGGAAGATGTCCAGGGCGGCGAGATCCGTTTCGAGGGGCGGCCGGTGCTCGCGCATGAGCGCGGAGCCATAACAGCCGTCCGCCGTCGGATCGGCATGATCTTTCAGCACTTCAATCTCTATCCGCATCTGACGGCGCTTGAAAATGTCGTCCTCGCTTCGGTTGTCGTGCACAAGCAGGACCGGAAGACGGTGGAAGCCCGCGCAAAAGCCTTGTTCGAAAGAGTGCGCCTGTCGCACCGGATGAATGCCTATCCGGCGCAGATGTCGGGCGGCGAGCAGCAGCGCGTGGCGATCGCCCGTGCGCTTTGCGCCGAGCCGCATATTCTGCTGTTCGATGAGCCGACCTCCGCGCTCGATCCCGAAACCGTCGGCGAGGTTCTCGGCGTTATGCGCGACCTTGCCCGTGAGGGTCGCACAATGCTAGTCGTCACGCACGAAATTCGTTTCGCTGCCGATGTCGGCACACGGATGATCTTCATGGACGAGGGAAAAATCGTGGAAGACAGGGAGCCTCGTGCACTGATCGCAAATCCGAACAGTGAGCGAGCGCGGCGTTTCCTGAGCACCATTACAGCAGAGGCGCATTGA
- a CDS encoding amino acid ABC transporter permease, which translates to MGYHLNFNLIWRHIDKLWGGLLLSLELAVISIAIGALIGLVLAIWYVSAGKVARSFIAAYVEFIRNVPLILLVYLVFYGLPTAVNIAYSATTSFVITLSVYAGAYLVEVFRSGLEAVPRGQIDAGKAIGLTPLQRLLYVRLPTMTRITLPALSNTFISLFKDTSVASVIAVPELTYGAQWINFNTFRIVEVYIIATLMYLVTGYLILFGLRRLEGHFRVER; encoded by the coding sequence ATGGGCTATCACCTGAATTTCAATCTTATCTGGCGACATATCGACAAGCTGTGGGGCGGGCTTCTACTCAGTCTTGAGCTTGCTGTTATTTCCATCGCTATCGGCGCCCTGATAGGGTTGGTCCTCGCCATTTGGTATGTATCGGCGGGCAAAGTCGCTCGCAGCTTCATCGCTGCCTACGTCGAGTTCATCCGCAACGTGCCGCTGATCCTGCTCGTCTATCTCGTCTTCTATGGACTTCCGACAGCAGTGAACATTGCCTACAGCGCCACAACGTCGTTCGTCATCACCCTGTCGGTCTATGCCGGCGCTTACCTGGTCGAGGTCTTCCGGTCCGGCCTGGAGGCCGTGCCGCGTGGCCAGATCGATGCCGGCAAGGCGATCGGGCTGACGCCGCTGCAGCGGCTCCTCTACGTCCGTCTGCCGACGATGACGCGCATTACCCTGCCGGCGCTTTCCAACACCTTCATCTCCTTGTTCAAGGATACGTCGGTCGCCTCGGTCATCGCCGTTCCCGAGCTCACATACGGGGCGCAATGGATCAATTTCAATACGTTCCGCATCGTCGAGGTCTACATCATCGCGACCCTGATGTATCTCGTCACGGGCTATCTCATCCTGTTCGGCCTGCGGCGGCTGGAAGGTCATTTCCGGGTGGAGCGATAG
- a CDS encoding DUF922 domain-containing protein: MKAGVRFCLLAVGFASLPVVAHAQWQAVEKVQTYAVAGKSGAELYDSIGERGPEIGGKARAIAHTSFTLTWTRKYEPRGDACVLASAQPKLTITYMLPKPSAQLSASTRRSWDTFIAGVHKHELVHGDMIKDMVKEIEAASIGLTAANDPDCRKIRSDLTKRLSEISNKQRQRARDFDKTELSDGGNLQQLVLKLVREQ, translated from the coding sequence ATGAAGGCAGGCGTTCGATTTTGTTTGCTGGCGGTCGGTTTTGCATCATTGCCGGTAGTTGCACATGCCCAATGGCAGGCGGTCGAGAAGGTCCAAACCTATGCTGTCGCTGGGAAATCGGGCGCAGAGCTTTACGACTCGATCGGCGAGCGAGGACCGGAGATTGGCGGCAAAGCGCGCGCCATCGCGCATACGAGCTTTACGCTGACATGGACCAGGAAATACGAACCGCGGGGGGATGCCTGCGTATTGGCCTCAGCGCAGCCGAAGCTGACCATCACTTACATGCTGCCTAAGCCCTCGGCGCAACTGTCAGCTTCCACCAGAAGAAGCTGGGACACATTCATCGCCGGCGTGCACAAACATGAGCTCGTGCATGGCGATATGATCAAGGACATGGTGAAGGAAATCGAGGCGGCGAGCATCGGCCTGACTGCTGCCAACGACCCCGATTGCCGCAAGATCAGGAGCGATCTGACGAAGCGCTTGTCCGAGATTTCGAACAAGCAGCGGCAGCGAGCCCGGGATTTCGACAAAACCGAACTCAGCGATGGGGGCAATCTCCAGCAGCTCGTCCTCAAATTGGTGAGGGAGCAGTAG
- a CDS encoding Zn-dependent oxidoreductase, protein MVAIAVRAPHRLALEDDNSSLELAPGEVSIRVGRAGICGSDIHILHGSNPFVVYPRIIGHEFAGTVEAIGAGVSRLSVGDHVVADPVISCGKCHPCRIGRSNVCANLQVIGVHRDGGFRSVAVVPEENAVKVSPSLGLDIAALAEPLAVAANVLSRTGCSPEDVVLIYGAGTVGLTVLQVAKMKGARCIVADIDDRRLERAREFGADVIFNSLEKSVPDMVAGELDGLGPSVVVDGAGIPSLLEEACRVAAPAGRIGLLGFSSAPCNVSQQEIVRKELSLVGSRLNRRFIPEVIGWLESGALKPDAMITQTFAATDAAAAFDLIERHPEQTLKVQLAFDA, encoded by the coding sequence ATGGTTGCGATAGCGGTACGCGCGCCTCATCGGCTGGCGTTGGAGGACGACAATTCATCTCTCGAATTGGCACCGGGCGAAGTTTCGATCCGGGTTGGCCGTGCCGGCATCTGCGGTTCGGATATCCATATCCTGCACGGCTCGAACCCTTTCGTCGTCTATCCCCGCATCATTGGCCATGAATTTGCCGGCACGGTGGAAGCGATCGGTGCGGGCGTTTCGCGCCTGTCGGTCGGGGATCATGTGGTTGCCGATCCCGTCATTTCCTGCGGAAAGTGCCATCCCTGCCGTATCGGCCGGTCGAATGTCTGCGCCAATCTCCAGGTGATCGGTGTACATCGCGATGGCGGCTTCCGGTCAGTGGCCGTCGTTCCCGAGGAAAATGCGGTAAAGGTTTCGCCATCCCTTGGCCTCGATATCGCTGCTCTTGCCGAGCCGCTGGCGGTTGCCGCAAACGTGTTGTCGCGTACCGGCTGCAGTCCCGAAGACGTGGTGTTGATCTACGGTGCGGGCACGGTCGGTCTGACTGTGCTGCAGGTCGCAAAGATGAAGGGCGCGCGCTGCATCGTCGCCGATATCGATGATAGGAGGCTCGAGCGTGCCCGCGAATTCGGCGCCGATGTCATATTCAATTCTCTGGAAAAGTCTGTTCCGGACATGGTTGCCGGCGAGCTGGACGGGCTCGGCCCATCGGTCGTCGTTGATGGTGCGGGAATTCCGTCCTTGCTGGAAGAGGCCTGCCGCGTGGCGGCGCCGGCCGGCAGGATCGGACTGCTTGGTTTTTCCTCCGCGCCTTGCAATGTCAGCCAGCAAGAGATCGTGCGAAAGGAACTGAGCCTCGTCGGTTCTCGTCTCAATCGCCGCTTCATTCCAGAGGTGATCGGCTGGCTGGAAAGCGGCGCTCTCAAGCCGGATGCGATGATCACGCAGACCTTTGCCGCCACTGACGCCGCGGCCGCCTTCGATCTCATCGAACGGCACCCCGAGCAGACGCTCAAGGTGCAGCTCGCCTTCGATGCCTAA
- the recX gene encoding recombination regulator RecX, whose amino-acid sequence MDQIPTLRMLAWARNSTIYRLERKMMTEKQLFDAIARKAKQKFEGISDVQIKAVADFAVKFAYDQNALNDITYAEISTRSAVRSGKSKKAIAYKLASKGIESDTVVAALDATNDLFAAIIFARKRGFGPFRRGELDEKRKTKELSAFARNGFGLEIGKAIFHMSRQEAEDLLHSSSAF is encoded by the coding sequence ATGGACCAAATTCCCACACTCCGAATGCTGGCCTGGGCGCGCAATTCGACGATCTACCGTCTTGAACGCAAGATGATGACTGAGAAGCAGTTGTTCGACGCCATTGCGAGAAAAGCGAAACAGAAGTTCGAAGGCATCAGCGATGTGCAGATCAAGGCCGTCGCTGACTTCGCCGTCAAGTTCGCTTACGACCAGAACGCCCTTAACGACATCACCTATGCGGAGATCAGCACGCGGTCTGCGGTGCGCTCCGGCAAGTCAAAGAAGGCCATTGCCTATAAGCTCGCTTCGAAAGGCATAGAGAGCGATACGGTGGTGGCGGCTTTGGATGCCACGAATGATTTGTTTGCTGCGATCATCTTTGCTCGTAAACGTGGCTTCGGCCCCTTTCGCAGGGGTGAACTCGATGAAAAGCGAAAGACGAAAGAACTGTCCGCATTCGCCCGCAATGGATTCGGTTTAGAGATCGGCAAGGCGATTTTCCATATGAGCCGACAGGAGGCTGAAGACCTCCTACATTCGTCATCGGCTTTCTGA
- a CDS encoding transporter substrate-binding domain-containing protein, with protein sequence MFLRRAFLSLVGGLAIAAAVSVPAFAESGSVLQSVLSNGKLRVAVLGSLPPYATVGADGVPVGYDIEIAKKLAASLKVDPEFVVTDIPSRVTSLQTGKVDVTIADFTRNVERSTSVAFSNPYVVTNMRLLVAESAPYKTIDEANAAKIRVAISRGGTAERAVPAHMPNAQLVRFNTQADELSALLSGQVDAMAEDDFYNRKAISDNAGKLRQVDGSLARAEIAIGVPASDADWLRVVNLFVDQFNASGDNKALFKTWFGFDQPSLQAQY encoded by the coding sequence ATGTTTTTGAGACGCGCATTTTTGAGTCTTGTTGGCGGTCTGGCGATCGCCGCAGCCGTTTCGGTCCCGGCCTTTGCAGAATCCGGCAGTGTTCTTCAGTCGGTTCTTTCCAACGGCAAGCTTCGTGTCGCCGTGCTGGGCAGCTTGCCGCCCTATGCTACTGTCGGTGCTGACGGCGTGCCCGTCGGCTACGACATCGAAATCGCGAAAAAACTGGCGGCATCATTGAAGGTCGATCCGGAATTCGTTGTCACCGATATTCCGAGCCGCGTCACGTCTTTGCAGACCGGCAAGGTTGACGTGACGATCGCCGATTTCACCCGCAATGTCGAGCGCTCCACATCGGTTGCTTTTTCGAACCCCTATGTGGTGACCAATATGCGGCTGCTCGTGGCGGAAAGCGCGCCCTACAAGACGATCGATGAGGCCAATGCCGCCAAGATCCGCGTCGCCATTTCGCGCGGCGGCACGGCGGAGCGCGCTGTGCCCGCCCATATGCCCAATGCCCAGCTCGTCCGTTTCAACACCCAGGCTGACGAGCTCAGCGCTCTGCTGTCCGGACAGGTCGACGCGATGGCGGAAGACGATTTCTACAACCGCAAGGCCATCAGCGACAACGCGGGCAAGCTTCGCCAGGTCGACGGCTCGCTGGCGCGTGCCGAAATTGCCATCGGTGTTCCGGCTAGTGATGCCGATTGGCTGCGGGTCGTCAACCTGTTTGTTGATCAGTTCAACGCGTCCGGCGACAACAAGGCGCTTTTCAAAACCTGGTTCGGCTTCGACCAGCCTTCGCTGCAGGCACAATATTGA